A DNA window from Zingiber officinale cultivar Zhangliang chromosome 3A, Zo_v1.1, whole genome shotgun sequence contains the following coding sequences:
- the LOC122053249 gene encoding uncharacterized protein LOC122053249 isoform X2, with protein sequence MEIMTGSSRSNNNKLMKEEEEEEEETADVSSTICCFFCAMKERNPCRRRSALAGFFDNMPRRDDEADVLVLSALWNIAMTRPDDPELPSLGALRCMSLLIAKAIADPAWLRCHQNVYIPYYAAHVLGSYTIRLPELAALAVDAGAVQPLLDLLRGSITWVEQRVAVRALGHLASYDVTFPAVARRREEVVELAMRAASTCLARVHSELVAAEPGDRVEYHRDLLTRGLGGPEAEVRRAEEWASQLQCWSLYLLCCLAHRDTPCRHLILRREAGFVRELSGMWGGLANGDSPAGVGLMRILCRSAEGRAAVARSAEAMESLCNLARSSDDWQYMGVDCLLLLLDDRKTRRVALEIAAPCLVDLAELETLGARKRIGDAITKTLLLDYDATKMAGETAAQRAIKFLWELKVERKNRESRMSEEEIAARSLLSSSRKRRGNEEFRSGSVEAAVIRYGEALEVCPVRSRKERVVLYSNRAQCWVLMREADAAISDATRALALARPANRHARSLWRRAQAYDMKHMAKESLLDTIMFVNVLMTEKKKKKQQQQWRSNYDCNAITIPYYAARMINKQMNAAGLFAGLADDDTNKKKKTMNCPSPSPSPSSSTSGTQTSDA encoded by the exons ATGGAGATCATGACAGGTAGCAGTAGGAGTAACAACAACAAGCtgatgaaggaggaggaggaggaggaggaggagacggcCGACGTCTCGAGTACGATTTGCTGCTTTTTTTGTGCCATGAAGGAGCGTAATCCTTGCCGCCGGCGATCGGCTCTCGCCGGCTTCTTCGATAACATGCCGCGCCGCGACGACGAGGCAGACGTTCTTGTACTCAGTGCTTTGTGGAACATCGCCATGACCCGGCCCGACGACCCCGAGCTGCCGTCCCTCGGGGCCCTCCGCTGCATGTCGCTCCTCATCGCCAAGGCCATCGCGGACCCCGCGTGGCTCCGCTGCCACCAGAACGTTTATATCCCTTACTACGCCGCCCACGTCCTCGGCTCCTACACCATCCGCCTCCCTGAGCTCGCTGCCCTCGCCGTCGACGCCGGCGCCGTGCAGCCGCTCCTCGACCTCCTCCGCGGGAGCATCACCTGGGTCGAGCAGCGCGTCGCCGTCCGGGCACTCGGCCACCTGGCCAGCTACGACGTCACCTTCCCGGCCGTGGCGCGCCGCCGCGAGGAGGTGGTGGAGCTGGCCATGCGTGCCGCCTCCACCTGCCTCGCGAGGGTGCACAGCGAGTTAGTGGCGGCGGAGCCTGGGGACCGGGTGGAGTACCACCGCGATCTGCTGACGCGGGGGCTCGGGGGGCCGGAGGCGGAGGTCCGGCGAGCGGAGGAGTGGGCGAGCCAGCTCCAGTGCTGGTCGCTCTATTTGCTCTGCTGCTTGGCGCACAGGGACACGCCGTGCAGGCACTTGATCCTCCGCCGGGAAGCCGGATTCGTGAGGGAGTTGAGCGGGATGTGGGGAGGTCTGGCCAACGGCGACTCCCCTGCCGGAGTCGGGCTGATGAGAATACTCTGCCGCAGTGCAGAGGGGCGGGCGGCGGTGGCGCGAAGCGCGGAAGCGATGGAGAGTTTGTGCAACCTCGCGAGGTCCTCCGACGACTGGCAGTACATGGGCGTCGATTGCCTCCTCTTGCTGCTGGACGACCGGAAGACTCGACGCGTGGCCTTGGAGATCGCCGCCCCCTGTCTCGTCGATTTGGCGGAGCTGGAAACCCTGGGCGCCAGGAAAAGAATCGGAGACGCCATAACGAAGACGCTGCTTCTGGATTACGACGCGACGAAGATGGCCGGAGAAACGGCGGCCCAGCGCGCCATCAAGTTCCTGTGGGAACTAAAAGTGGAGAGGAAAAACAGAGAATCGCGCATGTCGGAAGAAGAGATCGCAGCGCGGTCGCTGCTGAGCTCGTCGAGGAAGCGCCGAGGCAACGAGGAATTCCGGTCCGGGAGCGTGGAGGCGGCGGTCATCCGGTACGGCGAAGCGCTGGAGGTGTGCCCGGTGAGGAGCAGGAAGGAGAGGGTGGTGCTGTACAGCAACAGGGCGCAGTGCTGGGTGCTGATGCGGGAGGCGGACGCCGCCATCAGCGACGCCACTCGGGCGCTGGCGCTCGCTCGGCCGGCGAACCGGCACGCGAGGAGCCTGTGGCGGAGGGCGCAGGCGTACGACATGAAGCACATGGCGAAGGAGAGCTTGTTGGACACCATCATGTTCGTCAATGTGCTGAtgacggagaagaagaagaaaaaacaacaacaacaatggaGATCGAATTACGACTGCAACGCCATTACCATCCCTTACTACGCAGCTCGCATGATCAACAAGCAGATGAACGCTGCCGGTCTCTTTGCTGGATTAGCCGACGACGAcaccaacaagaagaagaagacgatgaaCTGCCCTTCtccttccccttctccttcttcctctacaTCAG GTACACAGACGTCAGACGCATAA
- the LOC122053249 gene encoding uncharacterized protein LOC122053249 isoform X1 produces the protein MEIMTGSSRSNNNKLMKEEEEEEEETADVSSTICCFFCAMKERNPCRRRSALAGFFDNMPRRDDEADVLVLSALWNIAMTRPDDPELPSLGALRCMSLLIAKAIADPAWLRCHQNVYIPYYAAHVLGSYTIRLPELAALAVDAGAVQPLLDLLRGSITWVEQRVAVRALGHLASYDVTFPAVARRREEVVELAMRAASTCLARVHSELVAAEPGDRVEYHRDLLTRGLGGPEAEVRRAEEWASQLQCWSLYLLCCLAHRDTPCRHLILRREAGFVRELSGMWGGLANGDSPAGVGLMRILCRSAEGRAAVARSAEAMESLCNLARSSDDWQYMGVDCLLLLLDDRKTRRVALEIAAPCLVDLAELETLGARKRIGDAITKTLLLDYDATKMAGETAAQRAIKFLWELKVERKNRESRMSEEEIAARSLLSSSRKRRGNEEFRSGSVEAAVIRYGEALEVCPVRSRKERVVLYSNRAQCWVLMREADAAISDATRALALARPANRHARSLWRRAQAYDMKHMAKESLLDTIMFVNVLMTEKKKKKQQQQWRSNYDCNAITIPYYAARMINKQMNAAGLFAGLADDDTNKKKKTMNCPSPSPSPSSSTSDPIPVSRI, from the exons ATGGAGATCATGACAGGTAGCAGTAGGAGTAACAACAACAAGCtgatgaaggaggaggaggaggaggaggaggagacggcCGACGTCTCGAGTACGATTTGCTGCTTTTTTTGTGCCATGAAGGAGCGTAATCCTTGCCGCCGGCGATCGGCTCTCGCCGGCTTCTTCGATAACATGCCGCGCCGCGACGACGAGGCAGACGTTCTTGTACTCAGTGCTTTGTGGAACATCGCCATGACCCGGCCCGACGACCCCGAGCTGCCGTCCCTCGGGGCCCTCCGCTGCATGTCGCTCCTCATCGCCAAGGCCATCGCGGACCCCGCGTGGCTCCGCTGCCACCAGAACGTTTATATCCCTTACTACGCCGCCCACGTCCTCGGCTCCTACACCATCCGCCTCCCTGAGCTCGCTGCCCTCGCCGTCGACGCCGGCGCCGTGCAGCCGCTCCTCGACCTCCTCCGCGGGAGCATCACCTGGGTCGAGCAGCGCGTCGCCGTCCGGGCACTCGGCCACCTGGCCAGCTACGACGTCACCTTCCCGGCCGTGGCGCGCCGCCGCGAGGAGGTGGTGGAGCTGGCCATGCGTGCCGCCTCCACCTGCCTCGCGAGGGTGCACAGCGAGTTAGTGGCGGCGGAGCCTGGGGACCGGGTGGAGTACCACCGCGATCTGCTGACGCGGGGGCTCGGGGGGCCGGAGGCGGAGGTCCGGCGAGCGGAGGAGTGGGCGAGCCAGCTCCAGTGCTGGTCGCTCTATTTGCTCTGCTGCTTGGCGCACAGGGACACGCCGTGCAGGCACTTGATCCTCCGCCGGGAAGCCGGATTCGTGAGGGAGTTGAGCGGGATGTGGGGAGGTCTGGCCAACGGCGACTCCCCTGCCGGAGTCGGGCTGATGAGAATACTCTGCCGCAGTGCAGAGGGGCGGGCGGCGGTGGCGCGAAGCGCGGAAGCGATGGAGAGTTTGTGCAACCTCGCGAGGTCCTCCGACGACTGGCAGTACATGGGCGTCGATTGCCTCCTCTTGCTGCTGGACGACCGGAAGACTCGACGCGTGGCCTTGGAGATCGCCGCCCCCTGTCTCGTCGATTTGGCGGAGCTGGAAACCCTGGGCGCCAGGAAAAGAATCGGAGACGCCATAACGAAGACGCTGCTTCTGGATTACGACGCGACGAAGATGGCCGGAGAAACGGCGGCCCAGCGCGCCATCAAGTTCCTGTGGGAACTAAAAGTGGAGAGGAAAAACAGAGAATCGCGCATGTCGGAAGAAGAGATCGCAGCGCGGTCGCTGCTGAGCTCGTCGAGGAAGCGCCGAGGCAACGAGGAATTCCGGTCCGGGAGCGTGGAGGCGGCGGTCATCCGGTACGGCGAAGCGCTGGAGGTGTGCCCGGTGAGGAGCAGGAAGGAGAGGGTGGTGCTGTACAGCAACAGGGCGCAGTGCTGGGTGCTGATGCGGGAGGCGGACGCCGCCATCAGCGACGCCACTCGGGCGCTGGCGCTCGCTCGGCCGGCGAACCGGCACGCGAGGAGCCTGTGGCGGAGGGCGCAGGCGTACGACATGAAGCACATGGCGAAGGAGAGCTTGTTGGACACCATCATGTTCGTCAATGTGCTGAtgacggagaagaagaagaaaaaacaacaacaacaatggaGATCGAATTACGACTGCAACGCCATTACCATCCCTTACTACGCAGCTCGCATGATCAACAAGCAGATGAACGCTGCCGGTCTCTTTGCTGGATTAGCCGACGACGAcaccaacaagaagaagaagacgatgaaCTGCCCTTCtccttccccttctccttcttcctctacaTCAG ATCCTATACCGGTCTCACGAATATGA